One Solirubrobacter pauli DNA segment encodes these proteins:
- a CDS encoding DUF1348 family protein codes for MPTARPPLPPFTRESAIKKIRAAEDAWNSRDPQRCAGAYTADSRWRNRSTFITGTEEIVAFLTAKWEREHEYRLIKELWAFTDDRIAVRFAYEWHSDAGQWFRAYGNENWAFDADGLMAERHASINDVAIEESERMFHWDRSGPRPDDHPGLTELGL; via the coding sequence ATGCCCACCGCCCGGCCGCCGCTGCCGCCGTTCACCCGCGAGAGCGCGATCAAGAAGATCCGCGCGGCTGAGGACGCGTGGAACTCGCGGGACCCGCAGCGCTGCGCCGGGGCCTACACGGCGGACAGCCGCTGGCGCAACCGCTCGACCTTCATCACGGGCACCGAGGAGATCGTGGCGTTCCTCACCGCCAAGTGGGAGCGCGAGCACGAGTACCGGCTGATCAAGGAGCTGTGGGCGTTCACCGACGACCGGATCGCGGTGCGGTTCGCGTACGAGTGGCACTCGGACGCCGGGCAGTGGTTCCGGGCGTACGGCAACGAGAACTGGGCGTTCGACGCGGACGGGCTGATGGCGGAGCGGCACGCGAGCATCAACGACGTCGCGATCGAGGAGTCCGAGCGCATGTTCCACTGGGACCGGTCCGGGCCGCGCCCCGACGATCATCCGGGGCTGACCGAGCTCGGCCTCTGA
- a CDS encoding LysR family transcriptional regulator produces MDVNRLRVIDAVARHGSVTEAAKALHYSQPSVTHHLSRLEAETGAQLLQRVGRGIRLTPAGELLAARAAEIIGRIDAAGAELAAHVGLEAGRVRLAGFASANGALVPPALAVLAERHPHLDVSLVDAHPGEALELLRTGKIDVAIVFRYEQTEPEPSGVRLRHLLDDTVHVLSTRPEGDLASLSDRTWIAGCERCRGHLLSLCADAGFAPRIGSTSDDMVVMQAWVVAGLGVTTQTGLALRAHHTDGVVATELPGVKRQIFAATYGEPPDPPATAALLDALADAATGLSR; encoded by the coding sequence ATGGACGTCAACCGGCTGCGCGTCATCGACGCCGTCGCCCGTCACGGGTCGGTCACCGAAGCGGCGAAGGCGCTCCACTACTCGCAGCCGTCGGTCACGCACCACCTCTCACGGCTCGAGGCGGAGACCGGCGCGCAGCTGCTGCAGCGGGTCGGCCGCGGCATCCGGCTCACCCCCGCCGGCGAGCTGCTGGCCGCGCGCGCCGCGGAGATCATCGGCCGGATCGACGCCGCCGGGGCCGAGCTGGCCGCCCACGTGGGGCTCGAGGCCGGCCGCGTGCGGCTCGCCGGCTTCGCGTCGGCGAACGGCGCGCTCGTCCCGCCCGCGCTGGCCGTCCTCGCCGAGCGTCATCCGCACCTGGACGTCAGCCTGGTCGACGCGCATCCGGGCGAGGCGCTGGAGCTCCTGCGGACCGGCAAGATCGACGTCGCGATCGTCTTCCGGTACGAGCAGACCGAGCCGGAGCCGTCGGGCGTGCGTCTGCGGCACCTGCTCGACGACACCGTGCACGTGCTGTCCACCCGTCCCGAAGGCGACCTGGCCAGCCTGAGCGACCGCACGTGGATCGCCGGCTGTGAGCGGTGCCGTGGCCACCTGCTGTCGCTGTGCGCCGACGCCGGGTTCGCGCCGCGGATCGGCTCCACGTCCGACGACATGGTCGTCATGCAGGCGTGGGTGGTTGCCGGGCTCGGCGTCACGACGCAGACCGGCCTCGCGCTACGCGCGCATCACACCGACGGCGTCGTGGCGACCGAGCTGCCCGGCGTCAAGCGGCAGATCTTCGCCGCGACGTACGGCGAGCCACCCGACCCGCCCGCCACGGCCGCGTTGCTGGACGCGCTCGCCGACGCCGCCACCGGGCTGTCGCGGTGA
- a CDS encoding dihydrofolate reductase family protein, producing MSIVRVHNFSISLDGFGTGEGQSRDAHFGHAGDRLHEWMFATRWWSADGNAGVDDAFVQRHDPGIGAEIMGAGKFGHPGWEDEPDWKGAWGANPPFHTPVYVLTRHTRPSIEMEGGTTFHFLDASPAEALAVAREAAGGSDVRIGGGAKIIRAFLAEGLIDHMHVAVVPILLGRGVRLWDGLEGLERTYRIESTASPSGVTHITFARTGA from the coding sequence ATGTCGATCGTTCGCGTCCACAACTTCTCGATCTCCCTCGACGGCTTCGGCACCGGTGAAGGCCAGAGCCGCGACGCCCACTTCGGCCACGCCGGCGACCGGCTGCACGAGTGGATGTTCGCCACGCGGTGGTGGAGTGCCGACGGGAACGCCGGGGTCGACGACGCGTTCGTCCAGCGGCACGACCCGGGCATCGGCGCCGAGATCATGGGCGCCGGCAAGTTCGGGCATCCGGGCTGGGAGGACGAGCCGGACTGGAAGGGCGCGTGGGGCGCCAATCCGCCGTTCCACACGCCGGTCTACGTGTTGACCCGGCACACGCGGCCGTCGATCGAGATGGAGGGCGGCACGACGTTCCACTTCCTCGACGCGTCGCCCGCCGAGGCGCTCGCGGTCGCGCGCGAGGCCGCCGGCGGGAGCGACGTCCGGATCGGCGGTGGAGCGAAGATCATCCGCGCGTTCCTCGCCGAAGGGCTGATCGACCACATGCACGTCGCGGTCGTCCCGATCCTCCTCGGTCGCGGCGTTCGGCTCTGGGACGGCCTCGAAGGGCTCGAGCGGACCTACCGGATCGAGAGCACGGCCTCGCCCAGCGGCGTCACGCACATCACGTTCGCGCGGACAGGCGCCTGA
- a CDS encoding DUF2510 domain-containing protein, which yields MIVTVALLGAAGGAYAGREIAADAPGVAVCLGAAGLALGGLLGVLVSGWWKPPRKPPAPAPAPSTTTEFTARAPVEPAPAEPEPEPDHAATMVDHPPPPPPPEGGEPGWYKDQTGVRRYWDGERWTEIVWRERPGRSKGR from the coding sequence GTGATCGTGACGGTCGCGTTGCTCGGTGCGGCGGGCGGGGCCTACGCCGGCCGCGAGATCGCGGCGGACGCGCCCGGTGTGGCGGTCTGCCTCGGTGCCGCCGGCCTCGCGCTCGGCGGCCTGCTGGGCGTGCTGGTGAGCGGGTGGTGGAAGCCACCGCGCAAGCCGCCCGCGCCGGCGCCGGCCCCGAGCACCACGACCGAGTTCACCGCCCGCGCGCCGGTCGAGCCGGCGCCCGCGGAGCCGGAGCCCGAGCCCGACCATGCGGCGACGATGGTCGACCACCCGCCGCCGCCCCCGCCCCCGGAGGGCGGCGAGCCCGGCTGGTACAAGGACCAGACGGGCGTGCGGCGCTACTGGGACGGCGAGCGGTGGACGGAGATCGTCTGGCGCGAGCGCCCGGGGCGCTCGAAAGGGCGCTAG
- a CDS encoding RNA polymerase sigma factor — protein sequence MIRSDAALIAASRSDAGAFRELYDRYADRVLAYHRRRSGDEDAAHELTAETFAQAWLVRARFRDECDGNAGPWLFGIARNVLLHSVRRRALEHGARERLGMLVEPPPAVPDETWLDGLDEALDALPHSQREAIRLRIEDDLEYEAVAASLGTTPAAARVRVHRGLTALRTRLTKETR from the coding sequence GTGATCAGAAGCGACGCTGCCCTGATAGCCGCGTCCCGCAGCGATGCGGGCGCGTTCCGAGAGCTCTACGACCGCTACGCCGACCGGGTGCTCGCGTACCACCGGCGCCGCTCGGGCGACGAGGACGCCGCACACGAGCTGACCGCCGAGACGTTCGCCCAGGCGTGGCTCGTGCGAGCCCGGTTCCGCGACGAGTGCGACGGCAACGCCGGCCCCTGGCTGTTCGGGATCGCCCGCAACGTGCTGCTGCACTCGGTCCGCCGCCGGGCGCTCGAGCACGGCGCGCGCGAGCGGCTCGGGATGCTGGTCGAGCCACCACCCGCCGTTCCCGACGAGACGTGGCTGGACGGCCTCGACGAGGCGCTCGACGCCCTCCCCCACTCCCAGCGCGAGGCGATCCGCCTGCGCATCGAAGACGACCTGGAGTACGAGGCGGTCGCCGCCAGCCTCGGCACGACGCCCGCCGCCGCGCGCGTGCGCGTGCACCGCGGCCTGACCGCGCTCCGCACCCGCCTCACCAAGGAGACCCGATGA
- a CDS encoding RNHCP domain-containing protein yields MSRDQRTRDRRRTPSAFRCRNCGLDIGSAAPGTAHRNHCPTCLWSLHVDDAPGDRDADCEAAMEPVGITVRRNGEWALVHRCRGCGTVHLNRIAGDDNALALMHLAVRPLATPPFPLDRLNQL; encoded by the coding sequence ATGTCGCGCGATCAGCGCACCCGCGACCGTCGGCGCACGCCTTCCGCGTTTCGCTGCCGTAACTGCGGCCTGGACATCGGCTCGGCGGCGCCGGGCACCGCACATCGCAACCACTGCCCGACCTGCCTGTGGAGCCTGCACGTCGACGACGCGCCGGGCGATCGGGACGCGGACTGCGAAGCGGCGATGGAGCCCGTCGGCATCACGGTCCGGCGCAATGGCGAGTGGGCCCTCGTGCATCGCTGCCGCGGTTGCGGGACCGTGCATCTGAACCGCATCGCGGGCGACGACAACGCGCTCGCCTTGATGCACCTCGCGGTCCGTCCCCTGGCGACGCCGCCGTTCCCGCTCGACCGGCTCAACCAGCTGTAA
- a CDS encoding TetR/AcrR family transcriptional regulator, producing MASREELLDAALGVLNRTATATMAEIATAVGSSRATLHRHFSSREALIAEIARRAIDRWELTQAQVGLQAASESTEPAVLDATLRALLRQYVVDAADFGIVLTDDFAAGAPELTERTLAIVEREVVFYAQAQRVGVLRSDLPPRWIADVVYGLMVSARESTRWGNVARRDLADLVVGTFFAGAGR from the coding sequence ATGGCTTCGCGAGAAGAGCTTCTGGACGCCGCGCTGGGCGTCCTCAACCGGACCGCGACGGCGACGATGGCGGAGATCGCGACGGCCGTCGGCTCCAGCCGTGCGACGCTGCACCGCCACTTCAGCTCGCGCGAGGCGCTGATCGCCGAGATCGCCCGCCGCGCGATCGACCGCTGGGAGCTCACGCAGGCGCAGGTCGGCCTCCAAGCGGCGTCGGAGAGCACCGAGCCGGCGGTCCTCGACGCCACGCTGCGCGCGCTGTTGCGCCAGTACGTGGTCGACGCCGCCGACTTCGGCATCGTCCTCACCGACGACTTCGCCGCCGGCGCGCCCGAGCTGACCGAGCGCACGCTCGCGATCGTCGAGCGCGAGGTCGTCTTCTACGCCCAGGCCCAGCGGGTGGGCGTCCTGCGCAGCGACCTGCCGCCGCGCTGGATCGCCGACGTCGTCTACGGGCTGATGGTGTCCGCGCGCGAGTCGACGCGCTGGGGCAACGTCGCGCGCCGGGACCTCGCGGACCTCGTCGTCGGCACGTTCTTCGCGGGGGCGGGCCGATGA
- a CDS encoding MFS transporter has product MSTELQPHPRRWVGLAVLSLSLLVVMMDMTILNVALPELTRDVRPTSVELLWIVDAYSLVVAGVLVTAAALGDRFGRRRLLITGYAIFGVVSLAIVLADGAGTIIALRALLGVGGAMIMPATLAMIRTLFTDARERGMALGVWAAVAGGGAGLGPVVGGALLEAFSWHAAFLVNVPLMAVAVVAAVALLPESRSARPGRIDAASVVLSLAGMAGLVYAIKELGKHGFEPGAAIVGAVGVVALTAFVRRSLRSPQPMLDVRLLAGRRFRAGVVTAVSAMFAMGALFLLGAQHLQLIEGLSPLAAGLWLLPAAGASVVASLLAPPLAERTSARATLSAGLATSALGFLLLFALPIDLLTLVVAMSVVGLGTGTLSIASALIMSDTPAEKAGSAAAIEETSYEFGMVLSIAILGTVAAALYRAGLPADATPAVRESLAAALGSSEAFGPAAAAFTDSLAWTGLAGAVVIGAAAVAVWRLAAPRPDARPRGLVVPDPR; this is encoded by the coding sequence ATGAGCACCGAGCTCCAGCCGCATCCGCGGCGCTGGGTCGGGCTGGCGGTCCTGTCGTTGAGCCTGCTCGTCGTGATGATGGACATGACGATCCTCAACGTCGCGCTGCCCGAGCTCACGCGCGACGTGCGGCCGACGTCGGTCGAGCTGCTGTGGATCGTCGACGCGTACTCGTTGGTCGTCGCCGGCGTGCTGGTGACGGCCGCCGCGCTCGGCGACCGCTTCGGCCGCCGCCGCCTGCTGATCACCGGCTACGCGATCTTCGGGGTCGTCTCGCTCGCGATCGTGCTCGCCGACGGCGCGGGGACGATCATCGCGCTGCGCGCGCTGCTCGGCGTGGGCGGCGCGATGATCATGCCGGCGACGCTGGCGATGATCCGGACGCTGTTCACCGACGCGCGCGAGCGCGGCATGGCGCTCGGCGTCTGGGCGGCCGTGGCCGGCGGCGGCGCGGGGCTCGGCCCCGTCGTGGGCGGCGCGCTGCTGGAGGCGTTCTCCTGGCACGCCGCGTTCCTGGTCAACGTCCCGCTGATGGCGGTCGCGGTCGTCGCGGCGGTCGCGCTCCTGCCGGAGAGCCGCTCGGCCCGCCCGGGGCGGATCGACGCCGCCAGCGTCGTGCTGTCACTCGCCGGGATGGCCGGGCTGGTCTACGCGATCAAGGAGCTGGGCAAGCACGGCTTCGAGCCCGGGGCCGCGATCGTCGGGGCGGTCGGCGTCGTGGCGCTGACGGCGTTCGTCCGCCGCTCCCTGCGGTCGCCGCAGCCGATGCTGGACGTCCGGCTGCTCGCCGGCCGGCGGTTCCGCGCCGGTGTCGTCACGGCCGTCAGCGCGATGTTCGCCATGGGCGCGCTCTTCCTGCTCGGCGCGCAGCACCTGCAGCTGATCGAAGGGCTCTCACCGCTGGCGGCCGGGCTGTGGCTGCTGCCGGCGGCGGGCGCGTCCGTCGTCGCCTCGCTGCTCGCGCCGCCGCTGGCCGAGCGCACCAGCGCCCGCGCGACGCTGAGCGCCGGGCTGGCGACGAGCGCGCTGGGGTTCCTGCTGCTGTTCGCCCTGCCGATCGACCTGCTGACGCTGGTCGTCGCCATGAGCGTGGTCGGCCTCGGCACGGGGACCCTGTCGATCGCGTCGGCGCTGATCATGTCCGACACGCCGGCCGAGAAGGCCGGCAGCGCCGCAGCGATCGAGGAGACCTCGTACGAGTTCGGGATGGTGCTCAGCATCGCGATCCTGGGCACGGTCGCGGCGGCGCTCTACCGCGCGGGCCTCCCGGCCGACGCCACGCCCGCCGTGCGCGAGTCGCTGGCGGCCGCGCTCGGCTCGTCCGAGGCGTTCGGCCCCGCCGCGGCGGCGTTCACGGACAGCCTCGCCTGGACGGGGCTCGCGGGCGCCGTCGTGATCGGCGCGGCGGCCGTCGCGGTCTGGCGCCTCGCGGCCCCGCGTCCTGACGCCCGCCCGCGGGGCCTCGTGGTGCCGGACCCGCGCTAG
- a CDS encoding sensor histidine kinase, with amino-acid sequence MGRRVPLRGLALAGALSLALPGVVWLCYDLHGAWVTLLIVAPLAFLTVLAGEWIAQRRPGGLRRQFALVATLGVVALAVGVALFVSLMFLSSHDALMTVLLAIYAGALVLWLSGRVASRALADVDAIRSTLAAVGEGRRDLRVAPTGDDELARLGRQVDEMIVRLDREERARRELFAAVSHDLRTPITSLGLLATAIDDSIVDEAKRREYAGRMNTHVRQVAALIDDLFDLTRLEAKELEWTMDRLAVHDLVHDAVEAMRPAADAGSVAVRADVNGSIVCSHGNREQLSRVLFNLIQNAIHHTPPDGSVTVHVEDRDDGVEIEVADTGAGIAAEQRDRVFEPFYRGDAARQPPGAGLGLAISRAIVEAHGGSIWLEEASVGTRVRFRLPAYR; translated from the coding sequence ATGGGGCGTCGGGTACCGCTTCGCGGGCTAGCGCTCGCGGGCGCGCTGTCGCTCGCGCTCCCCGGCGTGGTGTGGCTCTGCTACGACCTGCACGGCGCCTGGGTGACGCTGCTGATCGTCGCGCCGTTGGCCTTCCTGACGGTGCTCGCGGGCGAGTGGATCGCGCAGCGCCGACCGGGTGGGCTGCGCCGTCAGTTCGCGCTCGTCGCGACCCTCGGCGTGGTCGCGCTGGCCGTCGGCGTGGCGCTGTTCGTGTCGCTGATGTTCCTGTCCAGCCACGACGCGCTGATGACCGTGCTGCTGGCGATCTACGCGGGCGCGCTGGTGCTGTGGCTGTCCGGGCGCGTGGCGTCGCGCGCGCTCGCCGACGTGGACGCGATCCGGTCCACCCTGGCCGCGGTCGGCGAGGGCCGCCGCGACCTGCGCGTCGCGCCGACCGGCGACGACGAGCTCGCGCGGCTCGGCCGCCAGGTCGACGAGATGATCGTGCGCCTGGACCGCGAGGAGCGCGCGCGCCGCGAGCTGTTCGCCGCCGTCTCGCACGACCTGCGCACCCCGATCACGTCGCTGGGCCTGCTCGCCACCGCGATCGACGACTCGATCGTCGACGAGGCCAAGCGCCGCGAGTACGCGGGCCGCATGAACACGCACGTCCGCCAGGTCGCGGCGTTGATCGACGACCTGTTCGACCTCACGCGGCTGGAGGCGAAGGAGCTCGAGTGGACGATGGACCGGCTCGCCGTCCACGACCTCGTCCACGACGCCGTCGAGGCGATGCGCCCTGCCGCGGACGCCGGCTCGGTCGCCGTCCGCGCCGACGTGAACGGCTCCATCGTCTGCTCGCACGGCAACCGCGAGCAGCTGAGCCGCGTGCTGTTCAACCTGATCCAGAACGCGATCCACCACACGCCGCCCGACGGCAGCGTGACCGTGCACGTCGAGGACCGCGACGACGGCGTCGAGATCGAGGTCGCCGACACCGGTGCGGGCATCGCGGCCGAGCAGCGCGACCGCGTCTTCGAGCCCTTCTATCGCGGCGACGCGGCCCGCCAGCCGCCGGGCGCCGGACTCGGGCTCGCGATCTCGCGCGCGATCGTCGAGGCGCACGGCGGGTCGATCTGGCTGGAGGAGGCGAGCGTCGGCACGCGCGTGCGGTTCCGCCTTCCCGCGTATCGCTAG
- a CDS encoding response regulator transcription factor: MHVRGSILVVDDEPTIGEVVSAYLQRAGYETRVALDGDAALAAVAERTPDLIVLDLMLPGTEGLEVMRRVRERADRSSAIILLTAKGGESDRVTGLRLGADDYVVKPFSPAELVARVDAVLRRFETLRADEPALTFGPLEIDPTARRVHNGGEEVALTTRELDLLLFLARHPGRAFTREELMDQVWRYAFYSDTSTVTVHIRRLRAKLERDPEQPRWIETVWGVGYRFAG; encoded by the coding sequence ATGCACGTCCGCGGGTCCATCCTGGTGGTCGACGACGAGCCGACGATCGGCGAGGTCGTCTCCGCCTACCTGCAGCGCGCGGGCTACGAGACGCGGGTCGCGCTGGACGGGGACGCCGCGCTCGCGGCCGTCGCCGAGCGGACGCCCGACCTGATCGTCCTGGACCTCATGCTGCCCGGCACGGAAGGGCTCGAGGTGATGCGCCGCGTGCGCGAGCGGGCCGACCGGTCGAGCGCGATCATCCTGCTGACCGCGAAGGGCGGCGAGTCCGACCGCGTGACCGGGCTGCGGCTCGGCGCCGACGACTACGTGGTCAAGCCGTTCTCCCCCGCCGAGCTGGTCGCGCGCGTGGACGCGGTGCTGCGCCGCTTCGAGACGCTGCGCGCGGACGAGCCGGCGCTGACGTTCGGGCCGCTCGAGATCGACCCGACCGCGCGTCGCGTGCACAACGGCGGCGAGGAGGTCGCGCTGACCACGCGCGAGCTCGACCTGCTCCTGTTCCTCGCCCGCCATCCGGGCCGGGCGTTCACGCGCGAGGAGCTGATGGACCAGGTGTGGCGGTACGCGTTCTACTCGGACACGTCCACGGTGACCGTGCACATCCGGCGGCTGCGGGCCAAGCTCGAGCGCGACCCGGAGCAGCCGCGCTGGATCGAGACGGTATGGGGCGTCGGGTACCGCTTCGCGGGCTAG
- a CDS encoding RNA polymerase sigma factor, translating to MLTDDELLERVASRDERAFTQLYERHFGTAHATARRLCRDLAEDATQEAFLALWRDAGTLRRRPGGAGAWVHTVARNRAIDARRHAAVHQRRLVHDDSVLLGAPSREPTPDRAVADTQTRERLHAAVAGLPAAQREVIALAYFHELTQSEIAARLSVALGTVKGRTRLALGRLARVQGL from the coding sequence GTGTTGACGGACGACGAGTTGCTGGAGCGGGTCGCCTCACGCGACGAGCGCGCGTTCACCCAGCTCTACGAGCGGCACTTCGGGACCGCGCACGCCACCGCCCGGCGCCTGTGCCGCGACCTGGCCGAGGACGCCACGCAGGAGGCGTTCCTCGCCCTCTGGCGCGACGCGGGGACGCTGCGCCGCCGGCCCGGCGGGGCGGGCGCGTGGGTGCACACGGTCGCGCGCAACCGGGCGATCGACGCACGCCGCCACGCGGCCGTGCACCAGCGGCGGCTCGTGCACGACGACAGCGTCCTGCTCGGCGCGCCGTCGAGGGAGCCGACGCCCGACCGCGCCGTCGCCGACACGCAGACGCGCGAGCGGCTGCACGCGGCCGTCGCCGGGCTGCCGGCCGCGCAGCGGGAGGTGATCGCGCTCGCGTACTTCCACGAGCTCACCCAGAGCGAGATCGCCGCGCGGCTGTCCGTCGCGCTCGGCACGGTCAAGGGCCGGACGCGGCTGGCCCTGGGCCGGCTCGCGCGGGTTCAGGGCCTGTAG
- a CDS encoding dihydrodipicolinate synthase family protein, translating to MTASIFTGTLPALMTPCKDDRTPDFDALVRKGQELIGHGMSAVIYCGSMGDWPLLTDAERMEGVERLVDAGIPVIAGTGAINTRTAVALAEHAQRVGAKGLMVIPRVLSRGSVLSAQKAHFSAILSAAPELEAVIYNSPYYGFATRADLFFALRAEHPNLVGFKEFGGDEDLRYAAEHITSADDGVALAVGVDTAVFHGYVNCGATGAITGIGNVLPKEVLHLTNLCVAAARGEADARRRARELEQAMAVLASFDVGPDLVLYFKHMLVLRGEAEYTLHFNETDALTPSQQGYVERQLELFDAWYADWSRLPGAVQTYRP from the coding sequence ATGACCGCATCGATCTTCACCGGCACCCTTCCGGCGCTGATGACCCCCTGCAAGGACGACCGCACGCCGGACTTCGACGCGCTCGTGCGCAAGGGCCAGGAGCTGATCGGCCACGGCATGTCCGCCGTCATCTACTGCGGCTCGATGGGCGACTGGCCGCTGCTGACGGACGCGGAGCGGATGGAGGGCGTCGAGCGGCTCGTGGACGCCGGCATCCCGGTCATCGCCGGCACCGGCGCGATCAACACGCGCACCGCGGTCGCGCTCGCCGAGCACGCGCAGCGGGTCGGCGCCAAGGGTCTGATGGTCATCCCGCGCGTGCTGTCGCGCGGCTCGGTCCTGTCCGCCCAGAAGGCGCACTTCAGCGCGATCCTCTCGGCCGCCCCCGAGCTGGAAGCCGTCATCTACAACAGCCCGTACTACGGGTTCGCGACGCGCGCCGACCTCTTCTTCGCGCTGCGCGCCGAGCACCCGAACCTGGTCGGCTTCAAGGAGTTCGGCGGCGACGAGGACCTGCGCTACGCGGCCGAGCACATCACGAGCGCCGACGACGGCGTCGCGCTGGCGGTCGGCGTCGACACGGCCGTCTTCCACGGCTACGTGAACTGCGGCGCGACCGGCGCCATCACCGGCATCGGCAACGTGCTGCCGAAGGAGGTCCTGCACCTCACGAACCTGTGCGTCGCGGCGGCGCGCGGCGAGGCCGACGCGCGCCGGCGCGCCCGTGAGCTCGAGCAGGCGATGGCGGTGCTCGCGTCGTTCGACGTCGGCCCCGACCTCGTCCTGTACTTCAAGCACATGCTCGTGCTGCGCGGCGAGGCCGAGTACACGCTGCACTTCAACGAGACCGACGCGCTCACCCCCAGCCAGCAGGGCTACGTGGAGCGCCAGCTCGAGCTCTTCGACGCCTGGTACGCCGACTGGAGCCGGCTGCCCGGCGCGGTGCAGACCTACAGGCCCTGA